From Neochlamydia sp. AcF84, a single genomic window includes:
- a CDS encoding DUF1347 family protein, translating to MSYFKIFTLSFCFSLLFIALFIGFTFDSRTLLDQTYEHFASQQYDEAHLHLLHGDHALSSADFYLYEGYIAREKLGAEKSQPYFLEALQHLTNKRSNKAFELSLNLALNAFLQKDIDALHQALDQCLLYTTVDHPWFLFFKGYYFYLLKDYPQALTHWQASQSRSWLSKWMEASFQRHLPEEKVRLNCLYAQIEVGQLEEARQALKAMLFISPAAVEEDTNLLLALSYVKEAEKLPPPARPFAYQKAASYLQLTSHANVYYLQEKSYLAHSFKAQLLQEIEGFTFISLPLYLHTLERMHAFPQLKEISKRFAQRFTEMICTGNIEEASQFIQGITDHLYESNFHQLLVSQLTASMQEAIKKGHLDYWKEGWILSQKLLSSDSSCLPTLIHALASKILEVLENGAEISKEIYAYLDLWQALEKRAFQRYTLAQQLLQKAECLWSLKNKPQKAIDLIRLATTLPFEEELKEFQQDIERAVIKIYQQAVLQDNVYHFAFIQQAIQQFNFSSLPVLEAPEIANQIADAQYLYKKKQFTLAADKALGVLKATPCDQAARRIAVLTAYEEGKYFEVVEHARHLSSLDSSILEPLAISMLITGEKQGASFLQLLCTHQPLSDDNKLRLGLGYLLVSQPEPSISWLKQIQRAQHALFHDEILLGFYIAAFQKQDWLQVIDLYPQLAPSRQQIPAVQGMLIQSYLAQDQKEQAEEIFATFLKHIPLYFLEERGSTPYNILKMHLYSFNAYDFAARYFLYVKKDLVQALSYFRQVKNPLPDLLLERAQLAYTLKNYPESLKDLHEALQNVQGSPREKALLLLGQIYFEIGLYPDSVSSFKELFALDCRQDSSVHRLYGQALTLLGRADLASIHFRQFEIDHLALFPIPQNLGIDLKENKSFNLSSQLLSHQLQLYPQSISLQLLSAKELISYFNYSTDSCADSSEKLLLAYDILKKINEKHSYLPEAWYLQGQVLTHLKLNRSAKQAFSKAIDLNPYYVEAYKQLALINKIEKDFDSALYHLKQVLQIAPHDEEAWRSLACIEEEQNHLTDAIQAWSKALKLHPLHPLYLLKLANLSFNLHTTEWREKA from the coding sequence ATGTCCTATTTTAAAATTTTTACTCTTTCGTTTTGTTTTAGCTTGCTGTTTATTGCTCTCTTTATAGGGTTTACTTTTGATTCAAGAACCCTCCTTGACCAAACTTATGAGCATTTTGCTAGCCAACAATACGATGAAGCACACCTCCATCTCTTACATGGCGATCATGCCCTCTCATCAGCAGACTTTTATTTATATGAAGGGTATATAGCTCGTGAGAAATTAGGGGCAGAAAAATCACAACCTTATTTTTTAGAAGCCCTGCAGCATCTTACTAATAAAAGAAGTAATAAAGCTTTTGAATTATCTTTAAATTTAGCCTTAAATGCTTTTTTGCAAAAAGATATAGACGCCTTACATCAAGCGCTTGATCAATGCCTTTTGTATACTACTGTTGATCATCCTTGGTTCCTTTTCTTTAAAGGCTATTATTTTTATTTGCTCAAAGATTATCCTCAAGCCCTTACCCATTGGCAAGCTAGCCAATCTAGATCTTGGCTATCTAAATGGATGGAAGCAAGTTTTCAACGCCATCTTCCAGAAGAAAAAGTGAGGCTTAATTGTTTATACGCTCAAATCGAGGTAGGCCAATTAGAGGAAGCCCGCCAAGCATTGAAAGCCATGCTTTTCATCTCCCCAGCGGCTGTCGAAGAGGATACTAATCTGCTATTAGCTTTAAGCTACGTGAAAGAAGCCGAAAAATTGCCCCCACCTGCACGCCCTTTTGCTTATCAAAAAGCTGCAAGCTATCTCCAATTAACGTCCCACGCCAATGTCTATTACCTTCAAGAAAAAAGTTACCTTGCTCATTCCTTTAAAGCCCAGCTTTTGCAAGAAATTGAAGGTTTTACATTTATAAGCTTACCGCTTTACCTTCACACCTTAGAGAGAATGCATGCTTTTCCTCAATTAAAGGAAATAAGTAAGCGATTTGCTCAGAGATTTACTGAGATGATTTGCACAGGAAATATTGAAGAAGCTTCGCAATTTATTCAAGGAATAACAGACCATTTGTATGAAAGTAATTTTCATCAGCTGTTGGTCTCGCAATTAACAGCCTCTATGCAAGAAGCGATAAAAAAGGGCCATCTTGATTACTGGAAAGAGGGCTGGATTCTCAGCCAAAAGCTTCTCTCTTCTGATTCCTCCTGCCTGCCAACACTCATCCATGCTTTAGCATCTAAAATCTTGGAGGTACTTGAGAATGGTGCTGAAATTTCTAAAGAAATCTACGCCTATCTTGACCTATGGCAGGCTTTAGAAAAAAGAGCTTTCCAGCGCTATACCTTAGCTCAGCAGCTATTGCAAAAAGCCGAATGTCTTTGGTCGCTTAAAAATAAACCTCAAAAAGCCATAGATCTTATAAGATTGGCTACTACCTTACCCTTCGAAGAAGAGCTAAAAGAGTTCCAGCAAGACATTGAACGTGCAGTAATTAAAATATATCAACAGGCAGTTCTTCAAGATAACGTTTATCATTTTGCCTTTATTCAACAAGCTATACAACAATTTAATTTTAGTTCTCTGCCAGTCCTGGAGGCTCCAGAAATCGCTAACCAAATAGCAGATGCACAATACTTGTACAAAAAAAAGCAGTTTACCTTAGCTGCCGATAAAGCTTTAGGAGTACTTAAAGCTACTCCTTGCGATCAAGCAGCCCGCCGTATAGCTGTTTTGACTGCTTATGAAGAAGGGAAATATTTTGAAGTGGTCGAACATGCTAGGCATTTAAGCAGCCTAGATTCTTCTATCTTAGAGCCTCTGGCCATTTCTATGCTCATTACGGGAGAGAAGCAAGGAGCCTCTTTCCTGCAACTTCTTTGCACTCATCAGCCTTTATCGGATGATAATAAGCTGCGCCTAGGTTTAGGCTATTTACTCGTATCTCAGCCCGAACCAAGCATTAGTTGGCTGAAGCAAATTCAAAGGGCTCAACATGCTCTCTTCCATGATGAAATCCTTCTGGGATTTTATATTGCAGCCTTTCAAAAGCAAGATTGGCTGCAGGTGATTGACTTATATCCTCAGCTGGCTCCTTCTAGGCAGCAAATCCCTGCCGTTCAAGGCATGCTTATCCAATCTTATCTTGCCCAGGATCAAAAAGAACAAGCCGAAGAGATATTTGCTACTTTTTTAAAGCACATTCCCCTTTATTTCCTCGAAGAGAGGGGCTCTACACCTTACAATATCCTTAAAATGCATTTGTATAGCTTTAATGCCTATGATTTTGCTGCCCGCTATTTTCTTTATGTTAAAAAAGATTTAGTCCAAGCCTTAAGTTATTTTCGCCAAGTTAAAAATCCCCTTCCTGATCTTCTTTTAGAAAGGGCTCAGCTGGCTTATACATTAAAAAATTACCCCGAATCGCTTAAAGATTTACATGAAGCCTTACAGAACGTCCAGGGCTCGCCACGAGAAAAAGCTCTTTTGCTTTTAGGCCAAATTTATTTTGAAATTGGTTTATATCCTGATAGCGTCTCTTCTTTTAAAGAACTATTTGCTTTAGATTGTCGGCAAGATTCGAGTGTTCATCGATTATATGGTCAAGCGCTTACCCTTCTAGGAAGAGCTGATCTTGCCTCTATACATTTTAGGCAATTTGAAATCGATCATCTTGCTTTATTCCCAATCCCTCAAAATTTGGGCATCGATCTCAAAGAGAATAAATCTTTCAATCTAAGCTCACAGCTATTAAGCCACCAGCTGCAATTATACCCTCAAAGTATCTCCCTTCAGCTACTTTCAGCCAAAGAGCTTATTTCTTATTTTAATTATTCAACGGATAGCTGCGCTGATAGCTCTGAAAAACTTCTATTAGCATACGATATTCTTAAGAAAATCAATGAAAAGCATTCTTATCTTCCAGAAGCCTGGTATCTTCAAGGCCAAGTCTTAACTCATTTAAAACTTAATCGAAGTGCCAAACAAGCTTTCTCAAAAGCGATTGATTTAAATCCTTACTATGTGGAAGCCTATAAGCAATTAGCGCTGATTAATAAAATTGAGAAAGATTTTGACTCTGCTCTTTATCATCTAAAGCAAGTTTTACAAATTGCTCCTCACGATGAAGAAGCATGGCGCTCGCTGGCTTGTATAGAGGAAGAGCAAAATCATTTAACCGATGCAATTCAAGCCTGGAGTAAAGCATTAAAGCTCCACCCCCTTCACCCACTTTATTTACTCAAATTAGCAAATTTAAGTTTTAACCTACATACCACAGAATGGAGAGAGAAGGCGTAA
- a CDS encoding response regulator transcription factor: MQKSKIVLLEDEEDIAALIKLQADISGYKLHTEIDGLNGLRAIEREKPDLVILDIMLPGLSGLDVCRKMKIHPELKDIPVIMISAKSEELDVVLGLELGADDYVAKPFSPKVLFSRVRAVLRRGKDTHEKALKIIAFGNFTIELERYLVRKNDKSISLTLSEFGILKRLVTNMGKVLTRNQLLDDIQNSDAFVVDRNIDVHVASLRKKLGPNFQWIETVRGVGYRFLEEEE; this comes from the coding sequence ATGCAAAAATCAAAAATTGTACTGCTTGAAGATGAGGAAGATATAGCGGCATTGATTAAATTACAAGCAGATATTTCTGGCTATAAATTGCATACAGAAATTGATGGCCTGAATGGATTAAGAGCCATTGAAAGAGAGAAACCGGATTTAGTGATTTTAGATATTATGCTTCCTGGCTTAAGTGGCCTAGATGTTTGCCGAAAAATGAAAATTCATCCCGAATTAAAAGATATTCCGGTCATTATGATTTCTGCCAAAAGTGAGGAATTAGATGTGGTGTTAGGGTTAGAATTAGGGGCCGATGATTATGTGGCCAAGCCTTTTTCCCCTAAAGTTTTATTTTCACGCGTTCGAGCTGTACTGCGACGTGGCAAAGATACCCATGAAAAAGCTTTAAAAATTATTGCGTTTGGTAATTTTACAATAGAATTAGAACGTTATCTGGTAAGAAAAAACGATAAATCTATTTCTTTGACCCTTTCAGAATTTGGGATTTTAAAGCGCTTGGTAACAAATATGGGTAAGGTTTTAACCCGTAACCAATTGCTTGACGATATTCAAAATAGTGACGCTTTTGTGGTGGATAGAAATATTGATGTACACGTCGCTTCTCTTCGTAAAAAATTAGGTCCCAACTTTCAATGGATTGAGACGGTCCGCGGGGTGGGCTATCGCTTCTTAGAAGAGGAAGAATAA